A genomic window from Cryobacterium sp. SO2 includes:
- the pyrR gene encoding bifunctional pyr operon transcriptional regulator/uracil phosphoribosyltransferase PyrR translates to MTERTVLTQADITRALTRISHEILESNRGAENLVILGIPTRGVALARRIAEIIQRIEPSSPAVRVGSLDVTMYRDDLAHTRTRTPSPTQVPGSIDGATVVLVDDVLYSGRTIRAALDALGDHGRPSVVRLAVLVDRGHRELPIRADFVGKNLPSATHERINVHVTEVDGDEFVSIEGGADA, encoded by the coding sequence TTGACGGAGCGCACTGTGCTCACCCAGGCTGACATCACCCGAGCGTTGACTCGGATCTCGCACGAGATCCTGGAGTCCAATCGAGGAGCGGAGAACCTGGTGATTCTCGGCATCCCCACCAGGGGAGTGGCCCTGGCCCGGCGCATCGCCGAGATCATCCAGCGCATCGAACCCTCCTCGCCGGCCGTGCGCGTCGGCTCCCTCGACGTGACGATGTACCGCGACGACCTCGCGCACACCCGCACCCGCACCCCCTCGCCCACCCAGGTGCCCGGCAGCATCGACGGCGCCACCGTGGTGCTCGTGGACGACGTGCTCTACTCCGGCCGCACCATCCGCGCCGCCCTGGACGCCCTCGGCGACCACGGCCGGCCCAGCGTGGTGCGCCTGGCGGTGCTCGTGGACCGCGGCCACCGTGAACTGCCCATCCGCGCCGACTTCGTGGGAAAGAACCTGCCCAGCGCCACCCACGAACGCATCAACGTGCACGTCACCGAGGTGGACGGCGACGAGTTCGTCAGCATTGAGGGAGGCGCAGACGCATGA
- a CDS encoding transcriptional regulator, translating into MARDSPWTVTPTDSPFGAFARQERQHEAVVGDRTDLLVTGRAGVRRLVRESWQRSISLRLDPLTAQAAPTLSADELSGLRARNPLAGVLPVINTLLVRHAAEFGLIVAVADESGRLLWIDGDSAVRTRAEDMHFVVGADWSEARVGTSAPGTALALDHGIQIQRAEHFSQLAHPFSCTAVPIHDPVTGAVLGVIDITGGDAAVAPQTLPLVEAAVAALEAELRIQSLSAPRPVPARPSGFTAPGVLLSVLGTEHGTLHGGSLHGGSLHSGSLHSTVLPGQGQSAELSPRHAEILLLLAWHRQGLSADRLAGLLSDDQPHAVENLRAEMVRLRRVLMVSHPQLRIGSRPYRLETGVDTDAGRLLGLLARGAHRMALGAYRGPVLPGSAAPGVAEIRTEVSARLRQTLLSDAAVEVLLDYARTDEAAWDSEVWRACLELLPARSPQRAAVVAALMRIDIELGS; encoded by the coding sequence GTGGCCCGCGACAGCCCCTGGACCGTCACACCCACCGACTCGCCATTCGGAGCCTTCGCCCGGCAGGAACGCCAGCACGAGGCCGTCGTCGGGGATCGCACCGACCTGCTCGTCACGGGCCGTGCCGGAGTGCGGCGGCTGGTGCGGGAATCCTGGCAGCGGTCGATCTCGCTGCGGCTGGACCCGCTGACGGCCCAGGCTGCGCCGACCCTGAGCGCAGACGAGCTCAGCGGGCTGCGGGCACGGAACCCTCTGGCCGGGGTGCTGCCGGTGATCAACACCCTGCTGGTGCGGCATGCCGCCGAGTTCGGGTTGATCGTGGCCGTGGCCGACGAGTCCGGCCGGCTGCTCTGGATCGACGGTGACAGTGCCGTGCGCACCCGGGCCGAAGACATGCACTTCGTGGTGGGCGCCGACTGGTCGGAGGCCCGCGTCGGCACGAGCGCACCCGGCACGGCGCTCGCGCTGGACCACGGCATCCAGATCCAGCGGGCCGAGCATTTCAGCCAGCTCGCGCATCCCTTCAGCTGCACCGCCGTGCCTATCCACGACCCGGTCACCGGGGCCGTACTCGGCGTGATCGACATCACCGGCGGGGACGCCGCCGTGGCACCGCAGACTCTCCCGCTGGTGGAGGCCGCCGTCGCGGCGCTCGAGGCTGAGCTGCGCATCCAGAGCCTGAGCGCGCCGCGGCCGGTGCCGGCCCGGCCGTCGGGCTTCACCGCGCCTGGGGTGCTGCTCAGCGTGCTGGGCACCGAGCACGGCACCCTGCACGGTGGGAGCCTGCACGGTGGGAGCCTGCACAGTGGGAGCCTGCACAGCACCGTGCTGCCCGGGCAGGGGCAGAGCGCGGAGCTCAGCCCCCGGCACGCCGAGATCCTGCTCCTGCTCGCCTGGCATCGGCAGGGTCTCTCCGCCGACCGGCTGGCCGGCCTGCTCAGCGACGACCAGCCGCACGCGGTGGAGAATCTGCGGGCGGAGATGGTGCGATTGCGCCGGGTGCTCATGGTCAGCCATCCGCAGCTGCGCATCGGCTCGCGACCGTACCGGCTCGAGACCGGCGTCGACACCGACGCCGGCCGTCTTCTCGGCCTGCTCGCCCGCGGCGCCCACCGGATGGCACTGGGCGCGTACCGCGGACCGGTGTTGCCGGGGTCCGCCGCGCCCGGCGTCGCGGAGATCCGCACGGAGGTGAGCGCACGGTTGCGCCAGACCCTGCTCAGCGACGCTGCGGTGGAGGTGCTGCTCGACTATGCCCGCACCGACGAGGCCGCCTGGGACAGCGAGGTCTGGCGGGCCTGCCTCGAACTGCTGCCCGCCCGATCGCCGCAGCGGGCGGCCGTGGTGGCCGCGCTGATGCGCATCGACATCGAACTCGGTTCCTGA
- a CDS encoding aspartate carbamoyltransferase catalytic subunit: protein MRHLLSTKSLSRAEAIGLLDIAEDMADVANREVKKLPTLRGKTVVNLFFEDSTRTRISFEAAAKRLSADVINFSAKGSSVSKGESLKDTAQTLAAMGADGVVIRHPASGAPQVLAGSGWIDAGIINAGDGTHEHPTQALLDAFTIRRRLHGAGSRGRGLDGVSVTIVGDILHSRVARSNLWLLDTLGAHVTFIAPPTLLPSDTSGWPATIGYDLDAAIDAGPDVVMMLRIQAERMNAAFFPNSREYSRRWGLDDERFARLASHSIVMHPGPMNRGLEISSAAADSERSTVREQVANGVSVRMAALYLLLSGDREDH from the coding sequence ATGAGGCACCTGCTCTCCACCAAGTCACTCAGCCGCGCAGAGGCCATCGGCCTGCTCGACATCGCCGAAGACATGGCGGATGTTGCCAACCGCGAGGTCAAGAAACTCCCGACCCTGCGGGGCAAGACCGTCGTGAACCTCTTCTTCGAGGACTCCACCCGCACCCGCATCTCCTTCGAGGCCGCCGCCAAGCGGCTCAGCGCCGACGTGATCAACTTCAGCGCCAAGGGCTCCAGCGTCTCCAAGGGCGAGAGCCTCAAGGACACCGCGCAGACCCTGGCCGCGATGGGCGCCGACGGCGTCGTCATCCGCCACCCCGCGTCCGGCGCCCCGCAGGTGCTGGCCGGCAGCGGCTGGATCGACGCCGGCATCATCAACGCCGGCGACGGCACCCACGAGCACCCCACCCAGGCGCTGCTCGACGCCTTCACCATCCGCCGCCGCCTGCACGGCGCCGGCTCGCGCGGACGTGGCCTCGACGGCGTCAGCGTCACCATCGTCGGCGACATCCTGCACTCCAGGGTGGCGCGTTCCAACCTCTGGCTCCTGGACACCCTCGGTGCCCACGTCACCTTCATCGCCCCGCCCACCCTGCTGCCGTCCGACACGTCGGGCTGGCCGGCCACCATCGGCTACGACCTCGACGCCGCCATCGACGCGGGCCCCGACGTCGTGATGATGCTGCGCATCCAGGCGGAACGGATGAACGCCGCGTTCTTCCCGAACAGCCGCGAGTACTCCCGCCGCTGGGGCCTGGACGACGAGCGTTTCGCCCGGCTGGCGTCGCATAGCATTGTCATGCACCCCGGACCGATGAATCGCGGCCTGGAGATCTCCTCCGCCGCAGCCGACTCTGAACGGTCCACCGTGCGCGAACAGGTCGCAAACGGGGTCTCCGTGCGAATGGCGGCGTTGTACCTGTTGCTTTCCGGCGACCGAGAGGACCACTGA
- a CDS encoding DUF2975 domain-containing protein codes for MDTPPHDHGPNRSSSPITIAVARIVLGLLGVAIIIGEVVVVITAQSLAESYPEFAHLQVPLVTVALAFGVCVVVCVVVTGILLGSLSEGGIVGRTELRLVDVMIVSSSASTILVVAALTLIPGPPALALLLLAGALTGTAVALVLVVLRSALRGATVKRVELDEVV; via the coding sequence ATGGATACGCCCCCGCACGACCACGGCCCGAACCGCTCTTCCAGCCCGATCACGATCGCCGTGGCGCGGATCGTCCTCGGCCTCCTGGGCGTGGCAATCATCATCGGTGAGGTCGTCGTCGTCATCACCGCGCAGTCCCTCGCGGAGAGCTATCCGGAGTTCGCGCATCTGCAGGTTCCGCTGGTCACGGTGGCCCTTGCATTCGGCGTGTGCGTGGTGGTCTGCGTGGTCGTGACCGGGATCCTGCTGGGCTCCCTCAGCGAGGGCGGGATCGTCGGGCGCACGGAGCTGCGGCTCGTCGACGTCATGATCGTTTCCAGCTCCGCGTCGACGATTCTTGTTGTGGCCGCCCTCACGCTCATCCCCGGTCCGCCCGCACTGGCTCTGCTGCTGCTGGCTGGCGCGCTGACCGGCACCGCCGTCGCCCTGGTCCTGGTGGTTCTTCGGTCGGCCCTCCGCGGCGCCACGGTGAAGCGCGTGGAACTCGACGAGGTGGTGTGA
- a CDS encoding DUF6518 family protein, whose amino-acid sequence METLESSRAGAPPRPATGWWVETWSSVLRAGVVAVVGAVLIGGLTSVAQQYLPSWVNSLSNSAGGWTMFSFLIVWLGRARPLLAGVLGIVVFQLLVESYSVVSEWRGFDDGDPLSSVWTVVGLVAGPLLGVAAGLVRHGSPRWRALAVTPLAAVLLGEGVWALSTIVDSTSPVYWALEVLLSAGFIAAALVRTRATWPLRLLVVGVWLAGTVAFLLVWIVVLG is encoded by the coding sequence ATGGAAACCCTGGAAAGCTCCCGCGCCGGTGCGCCGCCGAGACCGGCGACCGGATGGTGGGTCGAGACCTGGTCGTCGGTCCTGCGCGCCGGTGTCGTCGCCGTCGTCGGCGCGGTGCTGATCGGCGGGCTCACCAGCGTCGCGCAGCAATACCTGCCGTCCTGGGTCAACTCGCTGAGCAACTCCGCCGGCGGCTGGACCATGTTCAGTTTCCTGATCGTCTGGCTCGGCCGCGCCCGGCCGCTGCTGGCCGGAGTGCTCGGGATCGTGGTCTTCCAGCTGCTGGTCGAGTCCTACAGCGTGGTCTCCGAGTGGCGCGGCTTCGACGACGGCGATCCGTTGTCGTCGGTCTGGACCGTGGTCGGTCTGGTCGCCGGACCCCTGCTCGGTGTCGCCGCCGGGCTGGTCCGGCACGGCTCACCCCGCTGGCGGGCCCTCGCCGTGACACCGCTGGCCGCCGTGCTCCTCGGCGAGGGGGTCTGGGCGCTCAGCACCATTGTGGACAGCACGAGTCCCGTGTACTGGGCGCTCGAAGTCCTGCTGTCGGCCGGCTTCATCGCCGCGGCGCTTGTCCGCACCCGAGCGACCTGGCCATTGAGACTGCTCGTTGTCGGCGTCTGGCTCGCGGGCACCGTGGCCTTTCTCCTGGTCTGGATCGTCGTGCTGGGCTGA
- a CDS encoding helix-turn-helix transcriptional regulator — MAVRVMIDRLLTERGMSVGDFAARVGITPANVAVLKNGRARAIRFSTLDAICRVLGCQPGDILVWDED, encoded by the coding sequence ATGGCCGTACGCGTGATGATCGACAGGCTGCTGACGGAACGCGGGATGTCGGTCGGCGACTTCGCCGCCCGGGTGGGGATCACCCCGGCCAATGTGGCGGTGCTCAAGAACGGCCGGGCCAGAGCCATCCGCTTTTCGACCCTGGACGCGATCTGTCGTGTTCTCGGCTGTCAGCCCGGGGACATCCTGGTCTGGGACGAAGACTGA
- a CDS encoding integrase core domain-containing protein — protein sequence MSALNPDPRVRMLVTTWPDDAPRGAIAAFCRTHNVSPSWFHKVRAETKASGAVAAMELGSTRPKNSPAKTNAGMVKLALETRAELKRRGFDHGPLSVQAKLRRQGLTPPSRATLARIFARAGVVIPEPKKKPRSAYRRFVYPNPNGCWQIDATEWILASGRKVVVFQLIDDHSRLALASLAASGETSEAAIRVVDLAISRHGVPQKFLSDNGAALNPTRRGHEGALVNHLVSLGVVPITGKPGKPTTQGKNERVHGTLLKYLNTHPIAATLEELQTQLDDFDAYYNTEREHQSLPHMTPQEAWDATAVATPPTPPAAPEQPAELVQRTVTSDGEITVLGTRFKIGKDYTGHELHVSYNATTIAFYDNAGTEILSHPRPPKGTPYVGNNKPRGFMATQTSTKS from the coding sequence ATGAGCGCTCTGAATCCTGATCCCCGAGTTCGAATGTTGGTCACGACGTGGCCGGATGACGCCCCTCGGGGCGCGATCGCAGCGTTCTGTCGAACACACAACGTGTCGCCGTCCTGGTTCCACAAAGTTCGCGCGGAGACGAAGGCCAGCGGTGCGGTCGCTGCGATGGAACTCGGATCCACGAGGCCGAAGAACAGCCCGGCGAAAACGAACGCAGGCATGGTCAAGCTCGCTTTGGAGACCCGCGCAGAACTCAAGCGACGCGGCTTCGATCACGGCCCGCTCAGCGTCCAGGCCAAGCTGCGCAGGCAGGGCCTGACTCCGCCGTCCCGAGCGACGCTGGCCCGGATCTTCGCTCGGGCTGGCGTCGTCATCCCGGAGCCGAAGAAGAAGCCGCGGTCCGCGTATCGCCGGTTCGTTTATCCCAACCCGAACGGGTGCTGGCAGATCGACGCGACCGAGTGGATCCTCGCCAGCGGGCGCAAAGTCGTGGTCTTCCAACTCATCGATGACCACTCCCGCCTCGCTTTGGCCTCGCTGGCCGCGAGCGGCGAGACCAGCGAAGCCGCGATCAGGGTGGTCGACCTGGCGATCAGCCGGCACGGCGTCCCGCAGAAGTTCCTCTCCGACAACGGCGCCGCGCTCAACCCGACCCGCCGTGGCCACGAAGGAGCTCTCGTGAACCACCTCGTCAGCCTCGGAGTGGTGCCAATTACAGGCAAACCCGGCAAGCCCACCACCCAAGGCAAAAACGAACGCGTGCACGGAACCTTGCTGAAATACCTCAACACCCACCCGATCGCCGCCACGCTTGAGGAACTACAAACCCAGCTCGACGACTTCGACGCGTATTACAACACCGAGCGTGAGCACCAATCGCTGCCCCACATGACGCCGCAGGAGGCCTGGGACGCGACCGCCGTGGCCACCCCACCGACCCCACCAGCGGCCCCCGAACAACCCGCCGAGTTAGTCCAACGCACCGTGACCAGCGACGGCGAAATCACCGTCCTGGGCACCCGATTCAAAATCGGAAAGGACTACACCGGCCACGAACTCCACGTCAGCTACAACGCCACCACAATCGCCTTCTACGACAATGCTGGGACGGAGATTCTCAGCCATCCACGACCGCCCAAAGGCACGCCCTACGTCGGGAACAACAAGCCCCGAGGATTCATGGCCACCCAAACCTCCACGAAGTCATGA
- a CDS encoding aldehyde dehydrogenase family protein, which translates to MTVYAAPGTPGAKVTFKSRYENWIGGEWVPPVKGQYFEDISPVNGKPFTEVARSTHEDIDLALDAAHKAAPAWGKTTATQRAAILNKMADVIDANRELLAVAETWDNGKPIREPLNADLPLAADHFRYFASAIRAQDGDHAELDNDTMSYQFHEPLGVVGQIIPWNFPILMAVWKLAPALAAGNAVVLKPAEQTPASILVLIELIGDILPPGVLNIVNGFGIEAGKPLASSNRIRKIAFTGETTTGRLILQYASANIIPSTVELGGKSANIFFEDVAQKDDSYYDKAQEGFVLFAFNQGEVCTCPSRALLHKPIYDSFLGGAIERTKLATQGNPLDTDTQVGAQASNDQLEKILSYIDIGKKEGAKLLLGGEQVDLGGDLSGGYYVQPTIFEGQNKMRIFQEEIFGPVVAVTSFDDYDDAISIANDTLYGLGAGVWSRNGTTAYRAGRDLHAGRVWVNNYHNYPAGAAFGGYKSSGIGRENNKLALGHYQQTKNLLVSYSEDALGFF; encoded by the coding sequence ATGACCGTTTACGCCGCACCCGGCACGCCGGGCGCCAAAGTCACCTTCAAGTCCCGCTACGAGAACTGGATCGGAGGCGAATGGGTGCCGCCGGTCAAGGGCCAGTACTTCGAAGACATCTCCCCGGTCAACGGCAAGCCCTTCACCGAGGTCGCCCGCAGTACCCACGAAGACATCGACCTGGCCCTCGACGCAGCCCACAAGGCCGCACCGGCATGGGGCAAGACCACTGCCACCCAACGCGCCGCGATCCTGAACAAGATGGCGGATGTCATCGACGCCAACCGGGAACTGCTCGCGGTGGCCGAAACCTGGGACAACGGCAAGCCCATCCGCGAACCGCTGAACGCCGACCTGCCGTTGGCCGCGGATCATTTCCGGTACTTCGCCTCGGCCATCCGCGCGCAAGACGGTGACCACGCCGAACTCGACAACGACACCATGTCGTACCAGTTCCACGAACCTCTCGGCGTGGTCGGCCAGATCATCCCGTGGAACTTCCCGATCCTGATGGCCGTCTGGAAGCTCGCGCCGGCCCTGGCTGCCGGCAACGCCGTGGTGCTCAAGCCCGCCGAGCAGACCCCGGCGTCGATCCTGGTGCTGATCGAACTGATCGGCGACATTCTGCCGCCCGGTGTGCTCAACATCGTGAACGGATTCGGCATCGAGGCCGGCAAGCCGCTCGCCTCGTCGAACCGCATCCGCAAGATCGCATTCACCGGTGAGACCACCACCGGCCGCCTGATCCTGCAGTACGCCAGCGCCAACATCATCCCGTCCACGGTGGAGCTGGGCGGCAAGAGCGCCAACATCTTCTTCGAGGACGTGGCCCAGAAGGACGACAGCTACTACGACAAGGCGCAGGAGGGCTTCGTGCTCTTCGCCTTCAACCAGGGTGAGGTGTGCACCTGCCCCAGCCGGGCACTGCTGCACAAGCCCATCTACGACAGCTTCCTCGGCGGCGCGATCGAGCGCACCAAGCTGGCCACGCAGGGCAATCCGCTCGACACCGACACGCAGGTGGGCGCGCAGGCCAGCAACGACCAGCTCGAGAAGATCCTCTCCTACATCGACATCGGCAAGAAAGAGGGCGCCAAGCTGCTGCTCGGCGGCGAGCAGGTGGACTTGGGCGGGGATCTCAGCGGCGGCTATTACGTGCAGCCGACGATCTTCGAGGGTCAGAACAAGATGCGCATCTTCCAGGAGGAGATCTTCGGACCGGTCGTGGCCGTGACGAGCTTCGACGACTACGACGACGCCATCTCCATCGCCAATGACACCCTCTACGGCCTGGGCGCCGGCGTGTGGTCGCGCAACGGCACCACCGCGTACCGGGCCGGACGCGACCTGCACGCCGGCCGGGTGTGGGTGAACAACTACCACAACTACCCGGCAGGGGCGGCTTTCGGCGGCTACAAGAGCTCGGGCATCGGCCGCGAGAACAACAAGCTGGCTCTCGGCCATTACCAGCAGACCAAGAACCTGCTCGTGTCCTACTCCGAAGACGCCCTGGGCTTCTTCTAA
- the nusB gene encoding transcription antitermination factor NusB, whose product MSARTKARKRAIDILYAADIRQTTIPQSLAMEAERAANEPARMVSWLYARDIVDGVVDHRDEIDELIETYSQGWTLSRMPTIDRAILRIGIWEILYNDAVPHAVAIDEAVEAAKVLSTDDSAGFVNGLLGRIAQTAPSA is encoded by the coding sequence GTGAGCGCCCGTACCAAGGCGCGTAAGCGCGCCATCGACATCCTGTACGCCGCCGACATCCGCCAGACCACGATCCCGCAGTCGTTGGCCATGGAGGCCGAGCGTGCCGCCAATGAGCCGGCGCGCATGGTCTCCTGGCTGTACGCCCGCGACATCGTGGACGGCGTCGTCGACCACCGCGACGAAATCGATGAACTCATCGAGACCTACTCCCAGGGCTGGACGCTGTCGCGCATGCCCACGATCGACCGGGCCATCCTGCGCATCGGCATCTGGGAGATCCTCTACAACGACGCCGTGCCGCACGCCGTCGCGATCGATGAGGCCGTCGAGGCCGCGAAGGTGCTCTCCACGGATGACTCCGCGGGGTTTGTGAACGGCCTTCTCGGCCGGATCGCCCAGACGGCGCCATCCGCCTAG
- the efp gene encoding elongation factor P, whose translation MASTADIRNGVVLNIDKQLWAVIEFQHVKPGKGGAFVRTKLKNVVTGKTVDRTFNAGAKIETENVDRRDFQYLYADGDSYVFMDVADYDQLTVSSTVVGDAANFMLENQAVTVALHDGNPLYVELPASVVLEITYTEPGLQGDRSTGGTKPATVETGYQIQVPLFLEQGTKVKVDTRNGDYLGRVN comes from the coding sequence ATGGCATCTACCGCCGACATTCGTAATGGCGTCGTCCTCAACATCGACAAGCAGCTGTGGGCCGTCATCGAGTTCCAGCACGTCAAGCCCGGCAAGGGTGGCGCCTTCGTGCGCACCAAGCTGAAGAACGTCGTCACGGGCAAGACCGTCGACCGCACCTTCAACGCCGGCGCCAAGATCGAGACCGAGAACGTCGACCGCCGCGACTTCCAGTACCTGTACGCGGATGGCGACTCCTATGTCTTCATGGACGTCGCAGACTACGACCAGCTCACCGTGTCCTCCACCGTCGTTGGCGACGCCGCCAACTTCATGCTGGAGAACCAGGCCGTCACCGTGGCCCTGCACGACGGCAACCCGCTCTACGTCGAGCTGCCGGCCTCCGTTGTGCTCGAAATCACCTACACCGAGCCGGGCCTGCAGGGCGACCGCTCCACCGGCGGTACCAAGCCCGCCACCGTCGAAACCGGGTACCAGATCCAGGTGCCGCTGTTCCTCGAGCAGGGCACCAAGGTCAAGGTCGACACCCGCAACGGTGACTACCTCGGCCGCGTCAACTAG
- the aroQ gene encoding type II 3-dehydroquinate dehydratase — MRTVLVLNGPNLGRLGSREPDVYGSANLDDLRVLLTDAAPDDVTVDVRQTDDEAELIHWLYEAVDTNTPVVLNPAAFTHYSYALRDAAALVTKAGIPLVEVHISNPHARETFRHTSVVSAVATGVIAGFGFDSYRLALDHIVRLS; from the coding sequence ATGCGCACAGTCCTCGTTCTCAACGGCCCGAACCTCGGCCGCCTCGGCAGTCGCGAGCCGGATGTCTACGGCTCAGCGAACCTCGACGACCTGCGCGTGCTGCTAACCGACGCGGCACCGGATGACGTCACCGTCGACGTTCGCCAGACCGATGACGAAGCCGAACTCATCCACTGGCTCTACGAGGCCGTGGACACGAACACCCCCGTCGTGCTCAACCCGGCCGCCTTCACCCATTACAGCTACGCCCTGCGCGACGCCGCTGCACTCGTCACCAAGGCCGGCATCCCCCTCGTGGAGGTGCACATCTCCAACCCGCATGCCCGCGAGACCTTCCGGCACACCAGCGTGGTCAGCGCCGTGGCCACCGGCGTCATCGCCGGATTCGGCTTCGACTCGTACCGGTTGGCCCTCGACCACATCGTGCGCCTGAGCTGA
- a CDS encoding DUF779 domain-containing protein, translating into MTDLITPASDASVTAVVDATITIPGETRSRVALTQATVELLRSLWEEHGPLMFHQSGGCCDGSSPMCFPAGEFITSDQDVLLGRLDIAPAGEPEQLIDFWISAEQFEYWSHTALLIDTVTGRGGGFSAEAPRGVRFLIRSELMDTFGA; encoded by the coding sequence ATGACCGACCTCATTACCCCCGCATCGGACGCAAGCGTCACCGCCGTGGTCGACGCGACGATCACCATCCCGGGGGAGACCCGGTCCAGGGTGGCTCTGACCCAGGCGACCGTCGAGCTGCTGCGCAGCCTCTGGGAGGAGCATGGGCCGCTCATGTTTCACCAGTCCGGCGGGTGTTGCGACGGCAGCTCGCCGATGTGCTTCCCGGCGGGGGAGTTCATCACGTCCGACCAGGACGTGCTGCTTGGCCGGCTCGACATCGCGCCAGCGGGGGAGCCGGAGCAGCTGATCGACTTCTGGATCTCCGCCGAACAGTTCGAGTACTGGAGCCACACCGCTCTGCTCATCGACACAGTGACAGGCCGCGGCGGCGGATTCTCGGCCGAGGCTCCGCGCGGGGTGCGGTTCCTCATCCGGTCGGAACTGATGGACACATTCGGCGCCTGA
- a CDS encoding DUF4190 domain-containing protein: MTLDSHDHNTDRPLVPAAQPEGYPAGYPAGQTPGAPLAGPVAPRTNTLSIVSLVTGFFCSIAAVITGHLALGQIKRSGEAGKSLAIAGLILGYLGIAATAVGVLLIVLFAATLGAFFSSVSGTTSSVIAGSGQVGAAHLDDGYLEVGKGSILVDLYVDPMCPYCGQFEIANGDTLAALVDTDSITLRLHSLTFLDQASQGTAYSSRASAALTCEAAINPDSTLDYLAALYANQPAEGTSGLTDDELVALSSGDDSIADCVTDGEYVAWSQQNTDDALTGPIEGADISSIQGTPTVLVDGSQYLGPIDDPQALTEFIVGAAS; this comes from the coding sequence ATGACTCTAGACAGCCACGATCACAACACCGACCGACCGCTGGTTCCAGCCGCGCAGCCCGAGGGTTATCCGGCCGGCTACCCGGCCGGTCAGACGCCGGGCGCGCCTCTCGCCGGACCCGTTGCGCCGCGCACGAACACGCTCTCGATCGTGTCCCTCGTCACTGGATTCTTCTGCTCTATCGCCGCTGTGATCACCGGGCACCTCGCGCTGGGCCAGATCAAGCGGTCCGGCGAGGCCGGCAAGAGCCTTGCGATTGCCGGCCTGATCCTGGGCTACCTGGGCATCGCAGCCACTGCTGTCGGCGTCCTCCTCATCGTGCTGTTCGCGGCGACCCTCGGCGCGTTCTTCTCATCGGTGTCCGGAACCACCTCGTCGGTGATCGCCGGCTCCGGACAGGTCGGCGCGGCGCACCTCGACGACGGTTACCTCGAGGTGGGCAAGGGCAGCATCCTCGTCGACCTGTACGTCGACCCGATGTGCCCGTACTGCGGCCAGTTCGAGATCGCGAACGGCGACACCCTTGCGGCCCTCGTCGATACCGACAGCATCACCCTGCGCCTGCATTCGCTGACCTTCCTCGACCAGGCGTCCCAGGGCACCGCGTACTCCTCGCGGGCCTCCGCCGCGCTCACCTGCGAGGCCGCGATCAACCCGGACTCGACGCTCGACTACCTCGCCGCCCTCTACGCCAACCAGCCGGCGGAGGGCACCTCCGGACTCACCGACGACGAACTCGTGGCCCTGTCCTCCGGAGACGACTCGATCGCGGACTGCGTCACCGACGGCGAGTACGTCGCCTGGTCGCAGCAGAACACCGACGATGCGCTCACGGGACCGATCGAGGGCGCCGACATCTCCTCGATCCAGGGCACACCCACAGTGCTCGTCGACGGCAGCCAGTACCTCGGGCCGATCGACGACCCCCAGGCGCTCACCGAATTCATCGTCGGCGCCGCATCCTGA